Proteins encoded together in one Candidatus Hydrogenedentota bacterium window:
- a CDS encoding HEAT repeat domain-containing protein → MDHTAILAAIAPGASMEDTVAAIKPYKFGDSTTGLKAVEGLVTGSLGNADARKAVAATLVGVLTSADATRDAKIFACRQLAICGGAENVAALAPLLTAIDTSNMARIALERIPGGEADAALVDALAKADAKSQIGIVNSLGARRCAAAVPAIAPLAKSKDPLLADAAAAALGHIGGADAVKVLKRGVARSARATAANALLECKERG, encoded by the coding sequence ATGGACCATACAGCAATTCTGGCGGCTATCGCCCCCGGCGCATCGATGGAAGACACCGTCGCCGCGATCAAACCGTACAAGTTCGGTGACAGCACGACCGGGCTCAAGGCCGTTGAAGGACTTGTCACCGGCAGTCTTGGAAATGCGGACGCGCGGAAAGCGGTGGCGGCGACGTTGGTGGGCGTGCTCACGTCCGCCGACGCCACGCGCGACGCGAAAATCTTCGCGTGCCGCCAACTCGCGATATGCGGCGGCGCGGAGAACGTTGCCGCGCTCGCGCCGCTGTTGACCGCAATCGACACGTCCAACATGGCCCGCATCGCGCTCGAACGCATTCCCGGCGGCGAAGCCGACGCCGCGCTCGTCGACGCGCTGGCCAAGGCCGACGCAAAGTCGCAGATCGGCATCGTGAATTCGCTCGGCGCGCGGCGCTGCGCGGCCGCCGTTCCCGCCATTGCGCCCCTGGCGAAGTCGAAAGACCCGCTCCTCGCCGACGCCGCGGCAGCCGCGCTCGGCCATATCGGCGGCGCCGACGCGGTGAAGGTGCTGAAGCGCGGGGTCGCGAGAAGCGCGCGGGCGACGGCAGCGAATGCGCTGCTCGAATGCAAGGAGCGAGGGTGA
- a CDS encoding Gfo/Idh/MocA family oxidoreductase, whose amino-acid sequence MNETKTIPAGARLGRRDFLRRTAMTSAVVAAPMIIPATALGKGGRPAPSNRITMGCIGVGSQGTGNMKGFLNFPEAQVIAVCDVDRERRENARNIVNQKYGDDSCTGYHDFRELLERKDLDTIALALPDHWHSIPSIAAARKGFDIYGEKPLALTLNEGKAIVEAVQRYNIVWQTGSWQRSQAHFLQAAELVRNGMIGEVHTVKVGLPTGRPIETQKEEPIPDGFDYDFWLGPAPEAPYTKMRCHWNWRWILDYSGGQLTDWIGHHGDIGNWGMGTEHTGPVAIEGKGVFPDDGLWNASTSYLIECTFAPGASPVAPKGFKMILSNLFPMGTRFEGTKGMVFCDRGDRLTTEPANLKTHQFGADAIRLKKSDNHARDFFDCVRSREQTVAPVVPAHRAISLGLLANISMQLERKIVWDPVTETFPNDDEATRKMQRAMRSPWHI is encoded by the coding sequence ATGAACGAAACGAAAACAATCCCCGCGGGCGCGCGTCTTGGGCGGCGCGATTTTCTGCGACGGACGGCGATGACGTCCGCGGTGGTGGCCGCGCCGATGATCATTCCGGCGACGGCGCTGGGCAAGGGTGGGCGGCCCGCGCCGAGCAACCGCATCACGATGGGGTGCATTGGAGTCGGCAGCCAGGGCACGGGGAACATGAAGGGATTCCTGAACTTTCCCGAGGCGCAGGTCATTGCGGTGTGCGACGTCGACCGCGAACGCCGCGAAAACGCGCGCAACATCGTCAATCAGAAGTACGGCGACGACTCTTGCACCGGCTACCACGATTTTCGCGAACTGCTTGAGCGCAAGGACCTCGACACGATTGCGCTTGCGTTGCCGGACCACTGGCACTCGATTCCCTCCATCGCCGCCGCCCGCAAAGGGTTCGACATCTACGGCGAAAAGCCGCTCGCGCTGACGCTGAACGAAGGCAAGGCGATCGTCGAAGCCGTGCAGCGCTACAACATCGTCTGGCAAACGGGAAGCTGGCAGCGTTCGCAGGCGCACTTCCTCCAGGCTGCCGAACTCGTCCGCAACGGCATGATCGGCGAAGTGCACACCGTGAAGGTCGGCCTGCCGACCGGACGTCCCATCGAAACGCAAAAGGAAGAGCCGATCCCCGACGGGTTCGACTACGACTTCTGGCTCGGGCCCGCGCCGGAAGCGCCCTACACAAAGATGCGCTGCCACTGGAACTGGCGCTGGATTCTCGACTACTCCGGCGGCCAACTCACCGACTGGATCGGCCACCACGGCGACATCGGCAACTGGGGCATGGGTACGGAACATACCGGCCCGGTCGCGATCGAAGGCAAGGGCGTCTTCCCCGACGACGGATTGTGGAACGCGTCAACGAGCTATCTCATCGAATGCACGTTCGCGCCCGGCGCCAGCCCCGTCGCGCCGAAGGGATTCAAGATGATTCTTTCGAACCTGTTCCCGATGGGCACCCGGTTCGAGGGAACGAAGGGCATGGTGTTTTGCGATCGCGGCGATCGGCTCACCACCGAACCCGCAAACCTGAAGACCCACCAGTTCGGCGCGGACGCCATTCGCCTCAAGAAGAGCGACAATCACGCGAGGGATTTCTTCGACTGCGTGCGCAGCCGCGAGCAGACGGTCGCGCCGGTCGTGCCCGCGCACCGCGCGATCAGCCTCGGCCTGCTCGCCAACATATCCATGCAGCTCGAACGCAAGATCGTGTGGGACCCGGTCACCGAAACGTTCCCGAACGACGACGAAGCGACACGCAAAATGCAGCGGGCCATGCGCAGCCCGTGGCACATCTAA